The following coding sequences lie in one Pelobacter seleniigenes DSM 18267 genomic window:
- the gorA gene encoding glutathione-disulfide reductase, with product MSRYDYDLFVIGAGSGGIRAARMAAATGIKVTVAEQARTGGTCVNLGCVPKKLYVHATEYGAAFSAATGFGWQATTPAFDWATLRDNKSALLSTSNQAMENMLAKSGAELIRGRARVQTAHSVEIAGTSCSAARILIATGSHPVFPAIPGREHLLSSDQIFDLERLPERILIIGGGYIASEFAGIFNGLGVKVCQLYRGDLFLRGFDTEIREFVAGHMRRKGIDLRFNCDVEKVEKEPDGSYTATLNDGSLLTTDLVLAATGRRPNTSELGLEQVGVELTAAGAVKVDDFYQTSIPSIFALGDVIDRMQLTPVALAEAMTLVKHLYQGGATPLSYQLIPTAVFSNPPFSSVGLSEEEACQRYPQVDIYTTEFRALKHALSGSGDRILIKLIVERNSDRVIGAHMAGEGAAEIIQGVAVALKAGATKAIFDQTVGIHPTSAEEFVTLRTMTRSHNR from the coding sequence ATGTCCAGATATGATTATGACCTCTTTGTCATCGGCGCGGGGTCCGGCGGTATCAGAGCCGCACGGATGGCCGCCGCCACCGGCATCAAAGTCACCGTCGCCGAACAGGCCAGGACGGGCGGCACCTGTGTCAATCTCGGCTGCGTTCCAAAAAAACTGTATGTCCATGCAACCGAATACGGCGCCGCTTTTTCGGCAGCGACCGGGTTTGGCTGGCAAGCGACAACTCCGGCGTTCGATTGGGCAACCCTGCGTGACAACAAATCTGCCCTGCTCAGCACCTCCAATCAGGCCATGGAAAACATGCTCGCCAAGTCGGGAGCAGAGCTGATTCGTGGTCGGGCGCGGGTGCAAACAGCGCATAGCGTTGAGATCGCCGGGACCAGTTGCAGCGCTGCACGGATCCTCATCGCTACCGGCAGTCATCCCGTTTTCCCCGCCATTCCGGGGCGCGAGCATCTGCTCTCGTCCGACCAGATCTTCGATCTCGAACGGCTCCCGGAGCGCATCCTGATTATCGGCGGCGGCTATATTGCCAGTGAATTTGCCGGCATTTTCAACGGCTTGGGAGTCAAGGTCTGCCAGCTCTACCGGGGTGACCTGTTCCTGCGCGGATTTGATACCGAGATCAGGGAGTTCGTGGCCGGGCATATGCGCAGAAAAGGGATTGATCTACGCTTTAACTGTGATGTTGAGAAAGTTGAAAAAGAACCGGACGGAAGCTATACCGCCACCCTCAATGACGGCTCTTTGCTGACCACTGATCTGGTCCTGGCCGCAACCGGCCGCCGCCCCAACACCAGTGAGCTGGGGTTGGAGCAGGTCGGGGTGGAGTTGACTGCTGCCGGCGCCGTCAAGGTCGACGATTTTTATCAAACTTCGATCCCTTCCATCTTTGCCCTCGGCGACGTGATCGACCGGATGCAATTGACCCCGGTTGCCTTGGCCGAAGCCATGACCCTGGTCAAGCACCTCTACCAGGGGGGCGCGACCCCGCTGTCGTATCAACTGATCCCCACCGCGGTCTTCAGCAACCCGCCCTTCAGCAGTGTCGGTTTGAGTGAGGAAGAGGCATGCCAGCGCTACCCGCAGGTGGATATCTACACAACCGAGTTTCGCGCCCTGAAACATGCCTTAAGCGGCAGCGGTGATCGCATCCTGATCAAACTTATTGTTGAGCGCAACAGTGACCGGGTCATCGGTGCGCATATGGCGGGTGAAGGTGCAGCGGAAATCATTCAAGGGGTGGCGGTTGCACTGAAAGCGGGAGCCACCAAGGCGATCTTCGATCAAACCGTCGGCATCCATCCGACCAGTGCGGAAGAATTTGTCACCTTACGGACCATGACCCGCAGTCATAACCGCTGA
- a CDS encoding TatD family hydrolase, with protein MTEQHPLLVDSHAHLDHSQFATDCDEVISRATADGISHILSIGCDLASSEKNVALAEQYDHIYAAVGIHPHDAAGLDAAALERLRELLQHPKVVALGEIGLDYFRDHCPQDIQREAFRQQIRLAKEAGKPIIVHDRDAHDEVLQILEEEQAASVGGVLHCFSGDLAMARRCIELGFYLSFTGTITYPKNEEIRQVVSGISIDRMLVETDCPYLSPQQFRGRRNEPAYVRLTAEKIAAIKGLTLEDVARITSRNCYDLFGIGVIDQSHKIAYKIRDSLYLNITNRCTNSCIFCTKFRDFIVKGHELKLDHEPSAEEVIAAIGDPKHYSEVVFCGYGEPLLRLELIKTIAAWLKKQGIKVRINTDGQANLVYGRNILPELAGLIDSVSVSLNAPDEATYQSLCQSSYGSKSYAAVKDFLRQAAQVIPEVTASAVSYPGVDMEACSRVAQELGVDFRAREYNEVG; from the coding sequence ATGACCGAACAACATCCTTTGCTGGTCGACAGCCACGCTCACCTTGACCACAGTCAGTTCGCGACTGACTGCGACGAGGTCATCAGCAGAGCCACAGCCGACGGTATCAGCCACATTTTGAGTATCGGCTGCGACCTGGCAAGCTCGGAAAAAAATGTCGCCCTGGCCGAACAATATGACCACATTTATGCAGCCGTCGGCATTCACCCCCATGATGCCGCCGGACTTGATGCCGCAGCCCTGGAGCGCCTGCGGGAACTGCTCCAGCATCCCAAAGTCGTCGCCCTCGGCGAAATCGGTCTGGACTATTTCCGTGATCACTGCCCCCAGGATATTCAACGTGAAGCGTTTCGGCAGCAGATCCGACTGGCGAAGGAAGCCGGGAAACCGATCATTGTCCATGACCGGGACGCCCATGATGAGGTGCTGCAGATCCTTGAAGAAGAGCAGGCGGCCAGTGTCGGCGGGGTGTTGCATTGCTTCAGCGGCGATTTGGCAATGGCCAGACGCTGTATCGAACTGGGCTTTTATTTGTCCTTTACCGGAACCATCACTTACCCGAAGAACGAAGAGATTCGTCAGGTCGTCAGCGGTATCAGCATCGATCGTATGTTGGTCGAAACCGATTGCCCCTACCTGAGCCCCCAGCAATTTCGCGGCCGCCGCAACGAACCGGCGTATGTCCGGTTGACCGCAGAGAAAATTGCGGCGATCAAGGGCTTAACTCTGGAAGACGTGGCCCGCATCACCAGTCGCAATTGTTACGACCTGTTCGGCATCGGCGTGATCGATCAGAGCCACAAAATCGCCTATAAAATCCGCGATTCTCTCTACCTTAATATCACCAACCGCTGCACCAACAGCTGTATCTTCTGTACCAAGTTCCGGGACTTCATCGTTAAAGGTCATGAACTCAAGCTCGACCATGAACCCTCCGCCGAGGAGGTCATCGCCGCCATCGGCGACCCAAAACACTATTCCGAGGTTGTTTTCTGCGGTTACGGGGAACCGCTGTTACGCCTGGAGCTGATCAAAACCATTGCTGCCTGGTTGAAAAAGCAGGGGATTAAGGTAAGAATTAACACTGACGGCCAGGCCAACCTTGTTTACGGGCGCAATATTTTACCGGAGCTGGCAGGGCTGATCGATTCCGTTTCCGTTTCCTTGAATGCCCCGGACGAAGCCACCTACCAGAGCCTGTGCCAATCCAGCTATGGCAGCAAAAGCTATGCCGCCGTCAAGGATTTTTTGCGCCAGGCCGCGCAGGTCATCCCTGAAGTCACGGCCAGCGCCGTCAGCTATCCTGGGGTCGACATGGAGGCCTGTAGCCGGGTGGCGCAAGAGCTGGGTGTGGATTTCCGGGCTCGCGAGTATAATGAAGTCGGTTAA
- a CDS encoding AsmA family protein, with translation MSLAAKIGLFLGILILGLAGVLIYAQTQVTPDKVRSLLVPLVEDTLDRQVAFGDIQIGFFSGISVADLRVKKQNSKEDFITIKNAKLSYRFFPLLRGRIVVDQVMLDEPVIDVSRFTDGSYNFSDLLKKNRSDRGQYPQAARALVSDIFSLFVHEVSVKNGSLTYTDKFKSPNVPYRFALQQLNIHAREIAPDQAFPLDLSVVLNGARLDLSGHYDITHTSGDFLVHLADLDMVPFSPYYRDLLPAKVGSGRVSLNLEVDLQPELLSSKGKLTLADLDLTLPSGTSLQKVHLTSDYSLIYDFMRQQLDLSTLLVNFNDMGVGMEGRLDFAAQETKMDLAVIFDQLDLRQAMQSLPDKLIRNYRKYSFAGSISGRAQLVGTLGQGSGLLKSAQLTLNGVQASVKDMRGGVSGALSYADAAVTAQNLMLSYGNQQALLNLQATRQPDGVLQGTFSLSAEELNLNELVATDSTASPLSAGEESSSGSAEGLGPFALPLDLHGNLTVRKARFKQLIIEQVTADVNLSDNRLRLDRLRGVMEQGRVLADAEVDLGVRGFVYQGQLDLTDVDAAVLAAGLLPDPGATLAGRLQWRSSFRGSGASAQPWLDRFQSKGEFSLQQGLIKGFPVIDSLAVFLGVDELHNLNFEDFSAAYDVRDGLVRVNGLLTGSQARLAPIGSVGSDGRLNMNLEVRLAPELAGRMGASGPFMKVFSDERGWGIIPVRLLGSLTQPEIGPDTAAIEKLMMNRVSQDAAGKAEADNPSSAPSDQESVKKMLDKTLNKLFGK, from the coding sequence ATGTCCCTTGCGGCAAAAATCGGCTTGTTTCTGGGGATCCTCATTCTGGGGCTTGCCGGTGTGTTGATCTATGCCCAGACCCAGGTCACGCCGGACAAGGTCCGGAGCTTGCTGGTGCCGCTGGTTGAAGACACCCTGGACCGGCAGGTTGCTTTCGGGGATATTCAGATCGGCTTTTTCTCGGGCATATCGGTCGCGGACCTGAGGGTCAAAAAGCAGAACAGCAAAGAAGATTTCATCACCATCAAAAATGCCAAATTAAGTTACCGTTTCTTCCCGCTACTTAGAGGTCGTATCGTGGTCGACCAGGTGATGCTCGATGAGCCGGTGATCGATGTCAGCAGGTTTACCGACGGGAGCTACAATTTTTCCGACCTGCTTAAAAAGAACCGGAGTGATCGCGGGCAATACCCGCAAGCGGCGCGGGCTCTGGTGAGTGATATCTTCAGCTTGTTTGTGCATGAGGTCAGTGTTAAAAACGGTTCCTTAACTTATACCGATAAATTCAAAAGCCCCAACGTTCCCTATCGCTTTGCTTTACAGCAACTGAATATTCATGCTCGGGAGATTGCTCCCGACCAGGCCTTTCCCCTCGACCTGTCGGTGGTCCTCAACGGCGCCCGGCTCGATCTGTCCGGGCACTACGATATAACGCACACCAGCGGTGATTTTCTGGTTCACTTGGCGGATCTGGACATGGTCCCGTTTTCTCCCTATTACCGGGACCTGCTGCCAGCTAAAGTCGGTTCGGGGAGAGTGTCCCTGAATCTTGAAGTCGATCTTCAGCCCGAACTGCTCAGCTCCAAAGGCAAACTGACCCTTGCTGATCTTGATCTGACCCTTCCCAGCGGCACGTCCCTGCAAAAAGTTCATTTAACCAGCGACTATTCCCTGATCTATGATTTCATGAGGCAACAGCTCGATCTTTCCACGCTGCTGGTCAATTTCAATGATATGGGGGTGGGCATGGAAGGGCGGTTGGATTTTGCGGCGCAGGAAACGAAGATGGATCTGGCGGTCATTTTTGATCAGCTTGATCTGCGCCAGGCCATGCAAAGCCTTCCTGACAAGCTGATCAGAAACTATCGCAAGTACAGCTTCGCCGGCAGTATCAGCGGTCGGGCACAGCTGGTTGGAACGCTGGGGCAGGGGAGCGGACTGCTTAAGTCGGCTCAGTTGACTTTGAACGGGGTTCAGGCCAGTGTCAAGGACATGCGCGGCGGGGTCAGTGGTGCTCTGTCCTATGCCGATGCTGCGGTCACGGCCCAGAATCTGATGTTGTCTTATGGCAATCAGCAGGCACTGTTAAACCTGCAGGCAACCCGCCAACCCGACGGAGTGCTGCAGGGAACCTTTTCGCTGTCTGCCGAAGAGTTGAACCTGAATGAACTGGTTGCAACCGATTCAACAGCTTCTCCCCTATCCGCAGGGGAGGAGAGCTCTTCCGGTTCTGCCGAGGGGCTCGGGCCTTTTGCCCTCCCTCTGGATCTGCACGGTAATTTAACGGTTCGTAAAGCCCGCTTCAAACAGTTGATCATTGAACAGGTCACGGCGGATGTGAATCTCAGTGACAATAGGCTGCGGCTGGACCGATTGCGCGGAGTGATGGAGCAAGGGAGAGTGCTGGCGGATGCCGAGGTGGATCTTGGGGTGCGCGGCTTTGTTTACCAGGGACAGCTGGATCTCACGGATGTGGACGCTGCTGTTTTGGCGGCGGGATTGTTACCGGATCCGGGCGCAACCCTGGCGGGCCGCTTGCAGTGGCGCAGCAGTTTTCGGGGAAGTGGTGCTTCAGCACAACCCTGGCTGGATCGTTTTCAGTCCAAAGGAGAGTTTTCTTTACAGCAGGGGCTGATCAAGGGGTTTCCCGTGATCGATTCATTGGCCGTGTTTCTTGGTGTTGATGAACTCCATAACTTGAATTTTGAGGATTTTTCCGCCGCTTATGATGTGCGCGATGGTCTGGTTCGGGTGAATGGACTCCTCACCGGTTCCCAGGCCAGACTGGCGCCGATAGGCAGTGTCGGCAGCGACGGGCGTCTGAATATGAACCTGGAGGTTCGGCTGGCGCCGGAGCTGGCCGGCCGGATGGGAGCTTCCGGCCCGTTTATGAAAGTTTTCAGCGATGAGCGGGGTTGGGGGATCATTCCGGTCAGGCTGCTGGGTTCTTTGACGCAACCGGAGATCGGACCGGATACCGCTGCCATTGAAAAGCTGATGATGAACCGGGTCAGCCAGGATGCTGCAGGCAAAGCGGAGGCAGATAATCCTTCGTCAGCGCCGTCGGATCAGGAATCCGTTAAAAAGATGCTCGACAAAACTCTGAACAAGCTGTTTGGCAAATAG